The Apodemus sylvaticus chromosome 5, mApoSyl1.1, whole genome shotgun sequence genome has a segment encoding these proteins:
- the LOC127684049 gene encoding olfactory receptor 50-like, translating into MGNESTVSEFILLGLPIRAEDQGIYSALFLAMYLTTVLGNLLIILLIRLDSHLHTPMYFFLSHLAFTDISFSSVTAPKMLMNMLMHSQSILYAGYVAICHPLHYTTIMNQNLCVLLVVVSWVLSSANALVHTLLLARLSHFRNNTIPHYFCEPSALLNLSSSDTTINEMVILPLGTLVITLPFICILVSYGRIGVTILRTPSIKGICKALSTCGSHLSVVCLYYGAIIGLYLVPSSNNTNDKNVIVAVIYSLVTPMVNPFIYSLRNRDMKGALRNILNRRLCSQWW; encoded by the exons atggGTAATGAGAGCACTGTGTCTGAGTTCATCCTCCTGGGACTCCCCATTAGAGCAGAGGATCAAGGTATATACTCTGCCCTCTTCCTGGCCATGTACCTGACAACTGTGCTGGGGAACCTGCTCATCATCCTGCTCATCAGGCTGGACTCTCAcctccacacccccatgtacttcttcctcagccacTTGGCCTTCACAGACATCTCTTTTTCCTCAGTCACAGCTCCaaagatgctcatgaatatgctAATGCACAGTCAGTCCATCTTATATGCTGG gtatgtggccatctgccatcCTCTGCACTATACTACCATCATGAACCAGAACCTCTGTGTCCTTTTAGTAGTTGTGTCCTGGGTCTTATCCTCTGCCAATGCCCTTGTACACACCCTTCTCTTGGCTCGCCTATCTCACTTTAGAAACAATACTATACCCCACTACTTCTGTGAACCCTCTGCTTTATTGAACCTGTCCAGCTCAGACACCACCATCAATGAGATGGTCATCCTTCCTTTAGGTACTCTAGTCATTACCCTGCCATTCATATGTATCCTGGTATCTTATGGCCGAATTGGGGTCACCATTCTGAGAACTCCCTCCATCAAGGGAATCTGCAAAGCCTTGTCCACATGTGGTTCTCACCTCTCTGTTGTTTGTCTGTACTATGGAGCTATTATTGGGCTATACCTAGTCCCTTCATCTAATAACACCAATGACAAGAATGTCATTGTGGCTGTGATATATAGCCTGGTCACGCCCATGGTGAATCCCTTTATTTATAGTCTGAGGAATCGGGATATGAAAGGAGCATTGAGAAATATCCTCAACAGAAGACTGTGTTCACAATGGTGGTAA